From the genome of Prunus persica cultivar Lovell chromosome G8, Prunus_persica_NCBIv2, whole genome shotgun sequence:
TGTTTCATTAAATTCCAATTGAAATATGGCTtgctattttttataatttgcaTGATTGCATATATGAGTTAAGTTAGTTGGATAAAACAGTGTATGCGTTCATTTTCGCTTGACCCTACCTCATATAAAatggaacaaaaaaaattgaatgaaaagaaaacaccAATAATCATCAACATTATTAAGAGAGCACCAAATCTGATTGTTGGATGTCCAGTGTGGGGAAACAGGATTGCATTGCCATCACTTGGCAGTTGTAACACATTAACTGAGTTGAATTGAATGCACGATTCGACATTTCAAGATGATTTCTTGAGAGCAACATTCTGGTTAGGTGAGAGTTGCGATACTATACTCAATCATTATGGGTGACCACACCACACATTAACTGAAATTTAttgctttgtttctttttgtgcaGGAAGGAGAAATTAGGTTCATGGGCCCATTTTCACTTATTTCAGAAAGTGTATGGGCCCAATTAGAAATGGATAGGCCCAGCAGTAGGCGAGAAAGTGAGAGGTAAACTTTGGGCATCAAACCCACAGTTTGAATTGAAACGAAGTGCTTGAAATAAAAGTAGATAGATActagtgagtgagtgagttaAGGTCAGAAACAAGTTGCATTGCATCATCATGTCAAGGAAAGCTCcttaaatttgatttgagtGGGGGAGTGGGGGAGTGCGTGAAAGAAAGATGTGggcttattttgtttgttggctTGGCATcgtgattcttttttgttttgttttggtctgtcatcttattttataaataaatatatagttGTTGTTGGTGTGGATTAGGTAGAATATGAATGATTCAATTCAAGCTGATGAAATGAAAGGCaaactattatatatatacctctGGTCGGTCCACTGTTCTAGTTGTAGATCTAGATGCCAAATTGCCAATGTCATTCATTATCCTAAGATAATTTCGGAcactcttctcttctcttctcttctcttctcttgtgTATGTTGGTTAATTAAGTTATTTTATACCGACCTGAAATTGAATAGGGGAATGAGACGTAAGTTCGTTCATGTAACAAGTCCACtaaaaattctgaattgaattgggttttatcATGTGTAATAGTAGTACTATGTGCATGTGATGGATGATGATTGAGTTAGATTTAGAGTTAAAGTCAGAGACATGGAATGGAATATCATTAAAGTTCACGCACATCGTCAACCTGCTTTCGAAAGCTTTTTCATTGTTCTCCACCAATACCGACACCAACACCAACAAAGCAGATATAGAGAGGTTCATGAATTCTATGTTTGCCTCATTCTAGTTTCGTGTTTGCTACTAATTTCTTAATCATCACTTTACGTAATACCTATCCATGGAATGGActgatagatatatatatatatatatatatatatatatatatatatatataaaaatgcaGAGCTCAGAGAGTGCAGAGGAATAATAAAGCCCGCCATATACACACACCATATGTACATAATACACGTAGCCCTAACCAATTGCCTCGCCTCATAAAAACAAGGCACCACACACAAGACAAACCCAACAAGTCATAGGATAGGAACCTTCCTTCCCCTTCCACCATAATCTTCCCTTACAATAACAATAAAACCCACCTCTCCAACTCCAATTCGACacccaaaacagaaaacaaacacCGCCCACgacaatttcatttcatttccttCAACAAAAACCCTTCTCCTGACTCGATCATAATTTCATATGGACATCACCAACAAATACAATCACCAAAACCACGAACCCACCAACTATGCTGTCAACGGTAAGATTATGCTCTGCTCAGtcatcattctcttcatcGTCATCTTCACCATCGCTTGCTTCCACAGCTACGTCCGCTGCTTCTTCCACCGCCACCACCCACGCCGTACTCGCCGCACACCACGCTATCTCTTCCCCCACCCTGTTATTTCTTTCACCACCCTCCTCGAAACTACCCTCTCTCCGACCAATCCCAAGGCCTTGGATCCCGCTGTTCTCAAGACCCTCCCTACTTTTACTTACTCGGCCACCACCCGCATCAACGCAGCACCACTAGAGTGCGCCGTGTGTTTATCTGAGTTCGAAGACGAAGAGCAAGGCCGTGTATTGCCCACGTGTTACCACACCTTCCATTTAGAGTGCATAGACACTTGGTTCCGGTCTCAGTCCAATTGTCCACTCTGCAGGGCTCCGGTTCAACCCGATATTCCGCTTCCTAGGCTGGAAAATTCGCCTGAAACGGCAATAACAGTGAATGAACCGGGCGGTTCGGAGCATGACACGGCTGAAGCTAAAGTGGGTTGCTCGAGATGTTCGCCGTCGACGAGTGGTTCGGCGGAGGAATATGGGAGAAAGCCAATAATGGAGGTGGTGAGTATATCTGTATCCCGGGAGGAGGAGGTGTCGTATTATCTTAGTTGTAATAATACAATTAGGGATAGTATTGATGAGAGGTTGAGGAGGGGTTTGGGTTCACCCAAAAACATTAATTACAATGGCTTCGAATCTTCATCAGGCAGTAAGATTCTGTCATTGAAGAGGATTTGGAGCATATAGAGACAGAAACAGAATACCTTATCCATTTGGAATATTGTAGCTAGTGTGTGTAATATACTGGCGTTAGGGATAGTTTGGCGTTGCTATGCTTTTATAAAAAGTTGCTTCTCTTGtggtttttgaaaaaagttgtttttgttgtactTTTAGAATGAGAGCTGATATTTTCATTCCCATTTTCTTCACTTACActctcttttgctttttaatactttttaattaatatttttcttttatgttctttttcttttctattctaCCCTTACCTTATATTAAGGTTTTGATAACTGTAATTAAGAAAAGTTaacataattttatatatattaaaaaaaaggaaatggcTAGAAATGTAAGTATTTGTACgctaaattcttttatttttatcaagtATGTGAGTACTATTTATCTTTGTTGTATTTAAtagataataaattttttgagttaACATGTTTACAGgtagaaaaaccaaaaaatgctACTAACCAAACTGTCATTAGGAGCTTAGATATGCAAAGAGAAAGGTATGCATAATAGTCTCagatttttattctttcaaaatattagTAGAGGGAATCGTAGGGTAAGTGTAGaattgaaaagagaaagaacaaaaaagaataaaattgattaaaaagtattaaaaagtaaaaggaagtgtaagtggagaaaatAAGAGTGGAAAAATTACTTCCCTTTAGAATAATCAGTTGTGAAAAAAAGCACGTAAGCGTTTTATaaacagtttttaaaaaagtgttATGAGTAGTTAAAGtgtttaataaattttaatctaaagttcttttattttgtataatgatgaaattatttgttgttttcttattctttttctactttaaaaatagaaaaccaacttcataatatttttaagcagcttttaaaagctgGCTTGTACATGCTTTGAAAAAAACAGTAGTTTCAAACAGCGGTCACTGaccacaatttaaaaaaaaaaaggttgattCCTGATATTTACTAAACAACATAGTTttgaattgttttttattaaagctgctctaaaaaaaattagtactACCAAACGCTGCCTTACTCACCGGTTACAACTATCGATGTTGCAGTCAGTGAGGCAGCCACCCAGCAATGGAGAATTTTTGGAGCCttgttttgctttgctttcctTTGGCACatatgcttttgttttgttcctgTGGACGCGTCTTAGTAATTGGtacttgtattgtattgtatacatcaaaaccaaagtatatatatatatacactattAATGGGCTTGATTTGTGAGAATAGTCCAAGGCATACCGACTTGAGCTATGCCCATCAAACTTTAGCGGCCCGtaaacatgagagagagagagagagagagagagagagagagagagagagagagcagaagcTGCTGCATAACCATAGATTGAGTGTTAAAATGGGAGGAACAAAATCTAGTTAATTATAAGTGGGTTAAAATGAACGTCCAAGACGCGTTTAGAGATTAGGAGGCTCGGCTCTCTGTCCTAATAAACCGCAACATTGAGAGGTTCTTGTGTATCCCTCCTCATATTTATATACTCATTCTCCTCTTCCCGTATAATTAATCTCCTTCAAttaaacaagaacaagaacaatgAATCCCATTGCAGCAGCACCATTTGTCTTCCTCTCAACATTGTCTGTGCTACAATTTGTCCTCGTTGCAGGCCACGAAAGTCAAGGCACAAACGGCGGCAGCAAAGCAGGCGTGGTGAATATGAACCTCATTCAACAAGCATGCCAGCATGCTCCTCACAAGGACCTCTGCATCGACATCCTGAAGAACGACCCCAACAGCAAAGGAGCTGACCTCACCGGCCTCGCCTACATCGCCATCAGGCTCGCCGGCGCATACGCCTCTGAAGTGGACGCGCACTTGAGATCACTGCTCATAAACAACGCCACCACCTTATCGCCGGTGGTCCAGCAGGGCGTCGCCGACTGCATTGAGCATTACTCCGACGCCAATGAGCAGCTCGACGACTGCATAGCCGCCATGTCCACCAAGAACTTCAAGGACGTCGAAGTCTGGGTCAACGTTGCCATTTCTGACGCTGACTACTGCGATGACTCGTTTTCCGGAGAGAAAAGCGTCGTTTTACAGAAGAACGAGGCGTTTCGTCAATTGTGCAATAACGTTTTGGCCGTCGTCAAGGCCTTGCCACCCCACGGCAAGGAGTGATTATGTACATATGGAATGGATCCACTTTAATTAGTAGCTAGCTAATGgattaaaaatcaaatctgtaattaatattataaaattttcaataacaaTTGTTGGTTTTATTTGTGAAATGCTCAACGTGTTCTGATCTTATTTTTCGCCAAACTCAGCAGGTGATTATTGATGTCACCACAAAAGTTTGTGGTTTCATCACCAAGCTGATGTGATCAATTTTGGTTCTCTATGTAACGTAATAACTTAAGAGagcaatattaattaattcctAATCACATGTTCTtgattttcattaattaagacTAGTCTAGGACGGATCGACATCGATGCAAGAAATAATTCCAAGGTGGTTAATGAACACATGCACGTGAGAGAGGGAGGCGGACAACAAGGGTTGCTTTTGATTGATCCTATTCATTCCAGTGTTTCAGATGCGTCTAAGCCAAGATAAATAACAGAAGAGAGTTTTAGGAGGTtgggaaaaataaacaaaacagagTTTTAGGACGAATCAGTTTTGTTACAGAATGCAGGTGCAAACAAGATGTAATTACGTGACTATAAACATATCAAAAGATGTTGACAGCCCGTAATCTTTAGATTTTTGTGGAAGGAGGAGACGTACAGAAATAAACTGACATCAAGCTTGAATACTCTGCATTATGTGGAAAGAAAGGAATTTTGATATCGACATATTTGAGATTAGCACGTCAGCATAATCCAATCacacaaatttcaaaaaactGAGGCATCTCAATTTGTAATCTGTTGCCCGATACAAAACAGAGTACTGTATTCAATTACGCGTGGTTGGCATTCAATGCCCTCATTCAAGTATGGAGACTGTTTGATTTTGACAGTGCTTGATGTCCTCATGGGCTTATTGACCAGAGCGCCCAACTAGTCATGCACGTCTGCAGAGGTAGCTAGGACAGAATTCGATAAGCCAAAATGACGACCAACCAGTTGGATGTCTATCTATGCTTCAAACCAATTGTAAATTGCATCAGGAAAGCTTCTTCTAACATTTGATTGGTCGTTGTTGCAAACAAAGTCAATCagtaaacaatacaacaagtaaccatttacaatttaaactGGTTTACTATTCTTGGTTCTTCAGAACCAAGTTGTAAATTGGGAATGCTTAATTGGGCATTACATCCTTATTActtcacttttaaaaaaatgacaaaaagagaaagaacaaatggCCTGCTGCTATGTCCAACAAGTTTCTCAAATTAAGCCACCAGTGTAGGGCACCCCTGTTTGAGGCAACCAATCATCCCCCAGCAAGAAATTGGTCACCGTGAAATTAGCAGCATCGGTAGCATTAATCACATGGTAACCTGGCCATGTAACTCTGCTTGTAGTGTTTGATCCGGGACCGGTGTTGTTATACTCTGCATAATACAATGTGCTGAGAGCAAACTCTCCATCCCATGCCCGCCAACCAGCAGGATCCACCACACTATCAATGTAAGACTG
Proteins encoded in this window:
- the LOC18768953 gene encoding RING-H2 finger protein ATL5 isoform X1 produces the protein MDITNKYNHQNHEPTNYAVNGKIMLCSVIILFIVIFTIACFHSYVRCFFHRHHPRRTRRTPRYLFPHPVISFTTLLETTLSPTNPKALDPAVLKTLPTFTYSATTRINAAPLECAVCLSEFEDEEQGRVLPTCYHTFHLECIDTWFRSQSNCPLCRAPVQPDIPLPRLENSPETAITVNEPGGSEHDTAEAKVGCSRCSPSTSGSAEEYGRKPIMEVVEKPKNATNQTVIRSLDMQRERPRKSRHKRRQQSRRGEYEPHSTSMPACSSQGPLHRHPEERPQQQRS
- the LOC18768953 gene encoding pectinesterase inhibitor isoform X3; this encodes MFAVDEWFGGGIWEKANNGGGHESQGTNGGSKAGVVNMNLIQQACQHAPHKDLCIDILKNDPNSKGADLTGLAYIAIRLAGAYASEVDAHLRSLLINNATTLSPVVQQGVADCIEHYSDANEQLDDCIAAMSTKNFKDVEVWVNVAISDADYCDDSFSGEKSVVLQKNEAFRQLCNNVLAVVKALPPHGKE
- the LOC18768953 gene encoding pectinesterase inhibitor isoform X4; the protein is MNLIQQACQHAPHKDLCIDILKNDPNSKGADLTGLAYIAIRLAGAYASEVDAHLRSLLINNATTLSPVVQQGVADCIEHYSDANEQLDDCIAAMSTKNFKDVEVWVNVAISDADYCDDSFSGEKSVVLQKNEAFRQLCNNVLAVVKALPPHGKE
- the LOC18768953 gene encoding pectinesterase inhibitor isoform X2; translated protein: MNPIAAAPFVFLSTLSVLQFVLVAGHESQGTNGGSKAGVVNMNLIQQACQHAPHKDLCIDILKNDPNSKGADLTGLAYIAIRLAGAYASEVDAHLRSLLINNATTLSPVVQQGVADCIEHYSDANEQLDDCIAAMSTKNFKDVEVWVNVAISDADYCDDSFSGEKSVVLQKNEAFRQLCNNVLAVVKALPPHGKE